The Deltaproteobacteria bacterium genome segment GATCAGGGCGGGGGTGACCGCCACCTCCTTTTCAACAGCACGCGGGACTACGCCCATTCGGTTAGCTCCGAGAGATATATTCGTTCAATTTCGCGGACGCGCTCTGTCGCCGGCACAGAACTGCGGCCGTGCAGCGCTCTCCAGTTGTCAACAACAAGGAGATCCCCAGGCAACTTCAGACGGACGTGCGTGCCGTGTTGACTGACCAGCTTCGGATCTTCTAAGGCGGCTGCAACAGCGCGACAACTTGCGTTGACTGGGCGAAGAAACACGCTGTCCCACCTAAAGCCACGTTGAGCGCCGCTTCCGAAGGTGAGAGGCAACAAGCATGAGGGAGCGCCCGGAGGAGCCTTGCGGGGCCTCGCCACGGCGCGGGCGAGCGTTCCGTGATTTAGGACTTGCTGGAGAGCCTCGACCGGCAGCAGTTCAGAAGAGACATCCCTCGCCCCAATACGACAGCG includes the following:
- a CDS encoding TauD/TfdA family dioxygenase yields the protein MELIREVRARGFGFVSELEPAATTLEIGRALGTVEDIEATLPHSPIRNVQLIRPRPRSPEIANQYSGMFGFDPFPLHTDLAHWAIPPRYLALRCRIGARDVSSELLPVEALQQVLNHGTLARAVARPRKAPPGAPSCLLPLTFGSGAQRGFRWDSVFLRPVNASCRAVAAALEDPKLVSQHGTHVRLKLPGDLLVVDNWRALHGRSSVPATERVREIERIYLSELTEWA